Proteins found in one Candidatus Nitrosopelagicus brevis genomic segment:
- a CDS encoding succinate dehydrogenase/fumarate reductase iron-sulfur subunit, with protein MATLHPKLSEELSQTVVSSTKSVKVKIKRSNPNVNADEKFDDFVVPIEKWTTVLDALLDVKSHLDHSVGVRYSCRQASCGSCGMKINGKPALACFTKISELNSDTVTVEPMDNYPVVRDLAVNMDRMINNHKKVMPYVIREDSEIDAESGIREFLQSPENVEKYIQFSSCIKCGLCNSACPTMAMDKTFVGPQALAQAYRYIADDRDKGKNKRLKVIDESHGIWRCHFAGSCSQVCPKGVDPAMGIQLLRGYLLGIRD; from the coding sequence ATGGCAACACTTCATCCTAAACTATCAGAAGAACTATCTCAAACAGTTGTTTCTTCTACAAAATCTGTAAAAGTGAAAATTAAACGAAGTAATCCAAATGTAAACGCTGATGAAAAGTTTGATGACTTTGTTGTTCCAATTGAAAAATGGACAACTGTTCTCGATGCTTTGTTAGATGTTAAATCTCATCTTGACCATTCTGTTGGAGTTCGTTATTCATGTAGACAAGCATCATGTGGTTCTTGTGGAATGAAAATTAACGGCAAACCTGCTTTGGCATGCTTCACAAAAATTTCTGAATTAAATTCTGATACTGTAACTGTAGAACCAATGGATAACTATCCTGTAGTTCGTGATTTGGCTGTCAACATGGATCGAATGATAAACAATCACAAAAAAGTAATGCCATACGTAATTAGAGAAGATTCTGAAATTGATGCTGAAAGTGGTATAAGAGAATTCTTACAAAGCCCTGAAAATGTTGAAAAGTATATTCAATTTTCAAGTTGTATCAAATGTGGCTTATGTAATTCTGCATGTCCAACTATGGCTATGGATAAAACATTTGTTGGTCCTCAAGCATTAGCGCAAGCCTACAGATACATTGCAGATGACCGTGACAAAGGAAAAAACAAACGACTAAAAGTTATAGATGAATCTCATGGAATTTGGAGATGTCATTTTGCTGGATCTTGTAGTCAGGTTTGTCCAAAAGGTGTTGATCCTGCAATGGGTATTCAACTCTTGAGAGGATATCTTTTAGGAATTAGAGATTAA
- a CDS encoding succinate dehydrogenase, with protein MMVLRESIIMKIHYGTAIGALFLTVIHIMMRMTQDFHESLEYENVIANYESVGYAILLELLLILISVHGFNGLRVILLEMNQGPTYEKLVTIGCLGGMAALIAYGSRTIIMTNMGMV; from the coding sequence ATGATGGTATTAAGAGAAAGCATCATAATGAAAATACACTATGGCACTGCCATAGGTGCACTGTTCTTAACAGTCATACACATAATGATGAGAATGACTCAAGACTTTCACGAATCATTAGAATATGAAAACGTAATTGCAAATTATGAAAGTGTTGGTTATGCTATATTGCTTGAATTATTGTTAATCTTAATTTCTGTTCATGGATTTAATGGTTTGAGAGTAATTCTACTAGAAATGAATCAAGGTCCAACATATGAAAAACTTGTAACAATTGGATGTCTTGGTGGAATGGCAGCATTAATTGCATATGGTTCACGAACTATAATTATGACAAATATGGGGATGGTATAA
- a CDS encoding succinate dehydrogenase, translated as MERETGAREGLKGWLNPSKIGKFGIERLAWLLMRLTGLGLLAYFIGHIYETSHILDGKAVWDKSLEMTQTTEGHLFLALVIGMCVFHTGNGIRLMVAQMGYGIGKAERPDYPYKPQSINMKGKACIYATLGMAALAMWYGMAVMFA; from the coding sequence ATGGAAAGAGAAACTGGTGCAAGAGAAGGACTGAAGGGATGGCTTAATCCTAGTAAAATTGGAAAATTTGGCATCGAAAGATTAGCATGGCTTTTGATGAGATTAACAGGTCTAGGTCTCTTGGCATATTTTATTGGACATATTTATGAAACAAGTCATATCTTAGATGGAAAAGCAGTCTGGGACAAGTCACTAGAAATGACTCAAACAACTGAAGGTCATCTATTCTTAGCGTTAGTAATTGGAATGTGTGTTTTTCATACCGGAAACGGAATTAGATTAATGGTTGCACAAATGGGTTATGGTATTGGAAAAGCAGAAAGACCTGATTATCCATACAAACCTCAATCAATTAACATGAAAGGTAAAGCATGTATCTATGCAACATTAGGTATGGCAGCCCTTGCAATGTGGTATGGAATGGCGGTGATGTTTGCATGA
- a CDS encoding FAD-binding protein, producing the protein MTDSIEFDLIIAGSGLAGLRAAIEAAKKNQKIKIGVIAKTQVMRSHSVSAEGGTAAVIQEDKGDTIESHIYDTVKGSDFLADQDTAEKLCHMMPNEIFQLEHWGMPWSRQENGKIDQRNFGGYSFPRATYAIDKVGFFEMQTLYDTCQKFDNIEFLNEWYITSIIHDGKQFCGITAIETSSGSFYTIKGKALIIATGGAGRIFSYSTYALSSTPDGLDMAYRAGMALKDMEFVQFHPTGILPSGILITEGARGEGGYLLNKDGDRFMKNYAAGKMELAPRDIVSRSIMTEINEGRGFKHETGEDCMKLDLRHLGDEKIKAKLGGIREISIKFSGIDPADEPIDIRPVCHYMMGGIHTNIDGAAELQGVWAAGEAACNSVHGANRLGANSTSECIVWGKITGSLAVDYIEKEHTSAQFPTHLVAAEETRIFDGIFRGRGDVNPYEVKQEVAEILNAKAYVYRNHNDLAEGLKKVRELKQKTWKHVDDSAKEYNTNFQNVMELDSMFRVAEIVLLGAINRKESRGAHSRTDFPTRDDANFLHHTLAYYDPSEPIMKKHPVTITKYKPVERKY; encoded by the coding sequence ATGACGGATTCTATTGAATTTGATCTAATAATTGCAGGTTCTGGTTTGGCAGGATTACGTGCTGCCATTGAGGCTGCAAAGAAGAATCAAAAAATCAAGATTGGAGTTATTGCAAAAACACAGGTCATGCGTTCTCATTCTGTATCTGCTGAAGGTGGGACTGCTGCTGTAATTCAAGAAGACAAGGGTGACACCATAGAATCGCATATTTATGATACTGTAAAGGGAAGTGACTTTTTAGCAGACCAAGATACTGCTGAAAAATTATGTCACATGATGCCAAATGAAATTTTCCAATTAGAACATTGGGGCATGCCTTGGTCAAGACAAGAAAATGGGAAAATTGATCAACGTAATTTTGGTGGATATAGTTTTCCACGTGCAACTTATGCAATTGATAAAGTTGGATTCTTTGAAATGCAAACTCTATACGATACTTGTCAAAAATTTGATAATATTGAATTTCTAAATGAATGGTACATAACATCAATCATCCACGACGGAAAACAATTTTGTGGAATAACTGCAATTGAAACATCATCTGGTTCATTTTATACAATCAAAGGTAAAGCCTTAATCATTGCAACTGGCGGCGCAGGAAGAATTTTCAGTTATTCGACATATGCGTTATCATCAACACCTGACGGTCTTGATATGGCTTATCGTGCAGGTATGGCTTTGAAAGATATGGAGTTTGTACAATTCCATCCTACTGGAATTTTACCATCTGGAATTTTGATTACAGAAGGTGCACGAGGTGAAGGTGGTTACCTGCTAAACAAAGATGGTGACCGATTCATGAAAAACTATGCAGCTGGAAAAATGGAATTAGCACCACGTGATATTGTTTCACGTTCTATTATGACTGAAATTAATGAAGGTCGTGGATTCAAACATGAAACTGGAGAGGATTGTATGAAATTAGATTTACGACATTTAGGTGATGAAAAAATTAAAGCCAAACTAGGTGGTATTAGAGAAATTTCAATTAAATTTTCAGGAATTGATCCTGCTGATGAACCAATTGACATTAGACCTGTTTGCCATTACATGATGGGTGGAATACACACAAACATTGACGGTGCAGCTGAACTTCAAGGTGTTTGGGCTGCAGGAGAAGCTGCATGTAACAGCGTTCACGGCGCAAATCGTCTAGGTGCAAACTCTACTTCTGAATGTATTGTTTGGGGAAAAATTACAGGCTCTTTAGCTGTTGATTATATTGAAAAAGAACACACTTCTGCACAATTTCCTACTCATTTAGTGGCTGCTGAAGAAACTAGAATCTTTGATGGAATATTCCGTGGACGTGGAGATGTTAATCCATATGAAGTAAAACAAGAAGTTGCAGAAATTCTCAATGCAAAAGCATACGTCTATAGAAATCATAATGATTTAGCCGAAGGCCTCAAAAAAGTACGAGAACTAAAGCAAAAAACCTGGAAACATGTTGACGATTCTGCTAAAGAGTATAACACTAATTTCCAAAATGTGATGGAGTTGGATTCAATGTTCCGTGTTGCTGAAATAGTGTTATTAGGTGCTATAAACAGAAAAGAATCTCGTGGGGCTCATTCTAGAACTGATTTCCCAACCCGTGATGACGCAAATTTCCTTCACCACACACTTGCATATTATGATCCAAGCGAACCAATTATGAAGAAGCATCCAGTTACTATAACTAAATACAAACCTGTGGAGAGAAAATACTGA
- a CDS encoding PadR family transcriptional regulator, with translation MFREWTQRVGSAVPRGFSRYYILQQLKEQPHTGKEIIDSAIEASAGNWKPSPGLIYPLLGRLLDEGLIEESENGKYQITDHGKTILTDLEHWKMDAQKQMDTMMRLMNMGKFMGMDMLERVTILGNLLSSNASQMTNHEIEKYKKFLQDELEKIKEMDSKK, from the coding sequence ATGTTTAGGGAATGGACACAACGAGTAGGAAGCGCAGTACCAAGAGGATTTTCTAGATACTACATTTTACAACAATTAAAAGAACAGCCACATACAGGGAAAGAAATTATTGATTCTGCAATTGAAGCAAGTGCTGGTAATTGGAAACCATCACCGGGACTAATTTACCCACTACTTGGCAGATTACTAGATGAAGGTTTGATTGAAGAAAGTGAAAATGGAAAGTATCAGATTACAGATCATGGTAAAACAATACTAACTGATTTAGAGCACTGGAAAATGGATGCACAAAAACAGATGGACACGATGATGCGGCTAATGAATATGGGAAAATTTATGGGAATGGATATGTTAGAGAGAGTAACTATACTGGGCAATTTATTGAGTTCAAATGCAAGTCAAATGACAAATCATGAAATTGAGAAATATAAGAAATTCCTCCAAGATGAATTAGAGAAAATTAAAGAAATGGATTCTAAGAAATAG
- a CDS encoding isocitrate lyase/PEP mutase family protein — protein sequence MKKLRKLINDKSKPLVVPGVYDAIGAKIAQKVGFEAMFQTGYGTSATLLGMPDYGFIGLSETTDNARRIANAISVPLIVDVDTGYGNALTVKKLLQDLQVAGVSGIFLEDQKWPKRCGHMKGKEVVQKEEYGEKLAAAVDAKQDKDFIIVARTDARATEGLDEAIERGKYYKKIGADLIFVEAPKSIEEMKKIGKSINAPLVANMIEGGATPISSTATLHKMGFQLVLYPLSILYANTFATMKILKELKSKGTTTRLKKDLVNFDQFNDIVELSKFRKLEGKYSK from the coding sequence ATGAAAAAACTTCGAAAACTGATTAATGATAAATCAAAACCTCTTGTAGTTCCAGGAGTGTATGATGCTATAGGAGCAAAAATTGCTCAGAAAGTAGGTTTTGAAGCAATGTTTCAAACGGGTTATGGGACATCTGCTACATTATTAGGAATGCCAGATTATGGATTTATCGGATTATCAGAAACAACAGATAATGCCAGACGTATAGCAAATGCAATATCAGTACCACTAATTGTAGATGTGGATACAGGTTATGGAAATGCATTAACTGTAAAAAAATTACTTCAAGATTTACAAGTTGCAGGAGTATCAGGCATATTTCTTGAAGATCAAAAGTGGCCTAAAAGATGTGGACATATGAAAGGAAAAGAAGTTGTTCAAAAAGAAGAATATGGTGAAAAATTAGCTGCTGCAGTAGATGCAAAACAGGATAAAGATTTCATCATAGTTGCTAGAACAGATGCCAGAGCTACAGAAGGACTAGACGAAGCGATTGAGAGAGGTAAATATTATAAAAAAATTGGTGCTGATTTGATTTTTGTGGAAGCACCAAAATCAATTGAAGAAATGAAAAAAATTGGCAAGTCAATTAATGCCCCTCTAGTCGCAAATATGATTGAAGGAGGAGCAACTCCAATTAGTTCAACAGCAACATTGCATAAAATGGGATTTCAACTTGTACTGTATCCATTATCAATTTTGTATGCAAATACATTTGCAACAATGAAGATACTCAAAGAATTAAAGAGTAAAGGCACTACAACAAGACTCAAAAAAGATTTAGTTAATTTCGATCAGTTCAATGATATTGTAGAATTATCAAAATTTAGAAAATTAGAAGGAAAATATTCAAAATAA
- a CDS encoding DNA-binding protein yields the protein MSTEQRDTVFIGKKPIMAYVTSTLIQLANLPSVNIKARGMSIGRAVDVAQIISRKTENSGYMIGNISIGSESLESQDGKTRNVSTIEIEVKRNTQ from the coding sequence ATGTCAACCGAACAACGAGACACTGTATTCATAGGTAAGAAACCAATTATGGCATACGTTACTTCAACGTTAATCCAATTGGCTAATTTGCCTTCTGTCAACATCAAAGCTCGAGGAATGAGTATCGGTAGAGCCGTAGATGTTGCACAAATAATTTCAAGAAAGACCGAAAACTCCGGATATATGATTGGAAATATATCCATAGGCTCTGAAAGTTTAGAGTCACAAGACGGTAAGACAAGAAATGTTTCCACAATAGAAATTGAAGTAAAGAGAAATACTCAATAA
- a CDS encoding HEAT repeat domain-containing protein: MRVKYYEDNLNQDRMNREEILESLKNEKLRKSILQTLTQNNDPEIIHEIIQLFDDEDIEIRGEAFSSLFLNRGNILKDLVLGLRHDSKNVRAYTTLVLANRNEKNAIEEIIKLTNDSSGLVRTCAYGALGHLEAKQSAKELHKGVFDSNLEAVKSAAYSLTRIKEKISDKELEELHKLDKPEFDRILKFFN; encoded by the coding sequence ATGCGAGTAAAATATTACGAGGATAATTTAAATCAAGACAGAATGAACAGAGAGGAAATTTTAGAATCACTAAAAAATGAGAAATTAAGAAAAAGTATACTACAGACTTTGACTCAAAATAACGATCCAGAAATCATACACGAAATTATCCAATTATTTGATGATGAAGACATAGAAATTAGAGGCGAGGCATTCAGTAGTTTATTTCTCAATAGAGGCAATATTTTGAAAGACTTGGTTTTAGGATTGAGACATGATAGTAAAAATGTACGAGCATACACAACGTTAGTTTTAGCAAATAGAAATGAAAAAAATGCAATTGAAGAAATTATAAAATTAACAAATGATTCAAGTGGTTTAGTTAGAACTTGTGCATATGGTGCATTAGGACACTTGGAAGCAAAACAATCAGCTAAAGAACTGCACAAAGGTGTTTTTGATTCAAATTTAGAAGCAGTGAAAAGTGCAGCATATTCACTTACAAGAATTAAAGAAAAAATTTCAGATAAAGAATTAGAAGAGTTACATAAATTAGATAAACCAGAATTTGATAGAATCTTGAAATTTTTTAATTAA
- a CDS encoding ferredoxin--NADP reductase codes for MVQDNKATLTYTQLLKEDLGIFRLVPEDGVIPDYKPGQFLTIGMPVPGEDNKIVRRAYSIASHPENKKFFEFVIRWVRKPFPGRLTTELFNAKEGSEVSWIKPTGHLTINNELPDGEPDTRRIVCIGGGTGLAPFVSYAQHLHDIGDKREIIVLHGASYVDELSYKQLLTDLENESIDKGTDKWNFKYRAAISRPQEWFNRAWTGQTGRVEQFLRSKAGEKSPLEELVGEPITKDNTMFYICGWQGTIDGTMDYLQNKDFVTERKKRPDGSYEVKFESYG; via the coding sequence ATGGTTCAAGACAATAAAGCAACATTAACTTATACACAATTACTAAAAGAGGATCTTGGCATATTTCGCCTTGTTCCAGAAGATGGAGTGATTCCAGATTACAAACCTGGCCAATTTTTAACAATTGGGATGCCAGTACCAGGTGAAGATAATAAAATTGTTAGACGTGCATATTCAATTGCATCACATCCAGAAAATAAAAAATTCTTTGAGTTTGTAATTAGATGGGTTAGAAAACCATTTCCAGGTAGATTGACAACAGAATTATTCAATGCAAAAGAAGGTTCAGAAGTTAGTTGGATTAAACCAACAGGTCATTTAACAATCAATAATGAATTACCAGATGGAGAACCAGATACAAGAAGAATTGTATGTATTGGCGGAGGAACAGGACTCGCTCCATTTGTTAGTTATGCACAACATCTTCATGACATAGGAGACAAAAGAGAGATTATAGTTTTGCATGGTGCAAGTTATGTAGATGAATTAAGTTACAAACAACTTCTTACCGATTTAGAAAATGAGAGTATTGATAAAGGAACAGACAAGTGGAATTTCAAATATAGAGCAGCAATAAGTAGACCACAAGAATGGTTTAATCGTGCATGGACAGGTCAAACAGGAAGAGTAGAACAATTCCTAAGATCAAAAGCTGGAGAAAAATCCCCATTAGAAGAATTGGTCGGAGAACCAATTACCAAAGATAACACAATGTTTTACATTTGTGGATGGCAAGGAACAATTGATGGAACGATGGATTACTTACAAAACAAGGATTTCGTAACAGAGCGAAAAAAACGTCCAGATGGAAGTTACGAAGTTAAATTTGAATCATATGGTTAA
- a CDS encoding branched-chain amino acid transaminase: MSSISELIWFDGKYVKHSNAKIPVTTHAIHYGTSIFEGIRAYWNGEELNIFRLDEHIRRFRNSGKFYDITLRFSNKEIKDAVINLCKKNKIKTSCYIRPFYFVGQYGINLHVTKKAPTHAVIFCFPFGDLFNKNGITACISKWKKFNDSSTPTQAKMGGNYLNSILATQDAKKRKFDEAILLDKNNKVSEAPGENIFIVKNNTLITPPLSSSALDGITRKSILEFAKIIKIKTKIREISKDELKKADEVFLTGTAAEITPVIKIETKKIGEGKVGDVTKQVMDTYTQIVMNNNKKFSKWLTNVY, from the coding sequence GTGAGTTCAATATCTGAATTAATTTGGTTTGACGGAAAATACGTTAAACACAGTAATGCAAAGATACCAGTAACAACTCATGCAATTCATTATGGCACATCAATTTTTGAAGGAATTAGAGCATATTGGAATGGAGAAGAATTAAACATTTTCAGATTAGATGAACATATTAGAAGATTCAGAAATTCAGGAAAATTTTATGACATTACATTAAGATTTTCAAATAAAGAGATCAAAGATGCGGTAATTAATTTATGTAAAAAAAATAAAATTAAAACCTCATGTTATATCAGACCATTTTATTTTGTAGGACAATATGGAATTAATTTACACGTAACAAAAAAAGCACCAACACATGCAGTCATTTTTTGTTTTCCATTTGGAGATTTATTTAATAAAAATGGGATTACAGCATGTATTTCAAAATGGAAGAAATTCAACGATAGTTCAACCCCAACACAAGCAAAGATGGGAGGTAACTATCTAAATTCAATTCTGGCAACGCAAGATGCAAAAAAAAGAAAATTTGATGAAGCAATTCTATTAGATAAAAATAACAAAGTGAGTGAAGCGCCTGGAGAAAATATCTTTATTGTAAAAAATAATACTTTGATTACACCACCACTTTCATCATCAGCATTAGACGGAATAACAAGAAAATCAATTTTAGAATTTGCTAAAATAATAAAAATTAAAACAAAAATTAGAGAAATCTCAAAAGATGAATTAAAAAAAGCAGATGAAGTGTTTCTAACTGGAACTGCAGCAGAAATAACACCTGTAATTAAAATAGAAACCAAAAAAATTGGAGAAGGTAAAGTCGGAGATGTAACAAAACAAGTTATGGATACATACACCCAGATAGTAATGAATAATAACAAAAAATTTTCTAAATGGTTAACAAACGTGTATTAA
- a CDS encoding Gfo/Idh/MocA family protein, whose amino-acid sequence MKVIQIGTGGWGKNHCRVLSEFGVLSAICDMNYERAKEFGEKYNVNYYKTLEELFENEEFDAAFICTPTSTHSELALQLIEKKKHVFVEKPMTYLSEDGERLVEEAKKKKVILTCGYIERFNPAVAHVKEYLKTKKFGDLIRLEFYREHRMPLHIKDVGIIYDTSVHDIDTAMWLFDETPQVVFAKSGQINHEHEDFATIMLGFKDSRIATISSNWITPTRVRNFNAVCTDGRIFSDFITQEIRIETDKGTETPSKQKEEPLSLEIRNFLDAIESKNELRVKSEHAVNVTRIAEAALLSSQKGIPIYLDIK is encoded by the coding sequence ATGAAAGTAATTCAAATTGGAACAGGTGGTTGGGGTAAGAATCATTGTAGAGTTTTATCGGAATTTGGAGTATTATCAGCAATTTGTGATATGAATTATGAAAGAGCAAAAGAATTTGGAGAAAAATATAACGTCAATTACTATAAAACTCTAGAAGAATTGTTTGAAAATGAAGAATTTGATGCAGCATTCATTTGTACTCCTACATCAACTCATTCAGAACTAGCATTACAATTAATTGAAAAAAAGAAACATGTTTTTGTTGAAAAACCAATGACCTATCTTTCAGAAGATGGTGAAAGGTTGGTAGAAGAGGCTAAAAAGAAAAAGGTCATTTTAACATGCGGATACATTGAAAGATTTAATCCAGCAGTAGCTCATGTTAAGGAATATCTTAAAACAAAAAAATTTGGTGATTTGATTAGACTGGAATTTTATCGAGAACATAGAATGCCATTACATATCAAAGATGTTGGAATAATTTATGATACAAGTGTGCATGACATTGATACAGCAATGTGGCTTTTTGATGAAACACCACAAGTTGTGTTTGCAAAGTCAGGACAAATTAATCATGAACATGAAGATTTTGCAACAATAATGCTTGGTTTCAAAGATAGTAGAATAGCCACCATTTCTTCAAATTGGATTACTCCAACTAGAGTGAGAAACTTTAATGCAGTATGTACTGATGGGCGGATTTTTTCAGATTTTATCACACAAGAAATACGAATTGAGACCGATAAAGGAACAGAAACTCCATCAAAACAAAAAGAGGAACCATTATCATTAGAAATTAGAAACTTTCTTGATGCAATTGAGAGTAAAAATGAGTTAAGAGTGAAGTCCGAACATGCAGTAAATGTAACAAGGATTGCAGAAGCAGCTCTTTTATCTAGTCAAAAAGGGATTCCAATTTATCTGGATATAAAATGA
- a CDS encoding Trm112 family protein, producing the protein MKRKLLDILACPMCKKHPLELIEIKTKNDEIVEGAIYCDTCERYFLIIEEIPVMLPDELRDKKQENEFLQKNKDSLPEKIIKQGKPWHL; encoded by the coding sequence ATGAAGAGAAAACTATTAGATATTTTGGCATGTCCAATGTGTAAAAAGCATCCTTTGGAATTAATAGAAATTAAAACAAAAAATGATGAGATAGTAGAAGGAGCAATTTATTGTGATACATGTGAAAGATATTTCCTCATCATTGAAGAGATTCCGGTAATGTTGCCAGATGAATTAAGAGATAAAAAACAAGAAAATGAATTTCTTCAGAAAAACAAAGATTCTCTTCCTGAAAAAATTATCAAACAAGGAAAACCTTGGCATTTGTGA
- a CDS encoding acyltransferase has protein sequence MVENFISEKAKIGENTKIWHFAYVGDDTEIGNGVKIGSLAHVDYDVKIGNNTMIEGLVYIPPLSRIGNNVFIGPSASLTNDPFPPSEKLIGVTIKDNAIIGSRAVIKAGVTIGENSVVAMGAVVTKDVPANTVVGGVPAKEMYSKEEYDKKQLDWKNSN, from the coding sequence ATGGTTGAAAATTTTATTTCTGAAAAAGCAAAGATTGGAGAAAATACAAAGATATGGCATTTTGCATATGTGGGCGATGATACAGAGATTGGAAATGGTGTGAAGATTGGCTCACTTGCTCATGTAGATTATGATGTTAAGATTGGAAATAACACAATGATTGAGGGACTAGTTTACATTCCACCATTATCAAGAATTGGGAATAATGTTTTCATTGGACCATCAGCATCATTAACAAATGATCCATTTCCACCTAGTGAAAAATTAATTGGAGTTACAATAAAAGATAATGCAATAATTGGTAGTCGAGCAGTAATCAAAGCTGGAGTAACTATTGGAGAAAATAGTGTAGTTGCAATGGGAGCAGTAGTAACAAAAGATGTACCAGCAAATACAGTTGTTGGCGGAGTTCCAGCAAAAGAAATGTATTCAAAAGAAGAATATGATAAAAAACAATTAGATTGGAAAAATTCTAACTAA
- a CDS encoding ferritin, with protein sequence MKISAPLVKALNKQIEMEANAANAYLSAASWCDITGYDGAAKFFHAQAQEEHQHMLKFVNFVNGQCMSAIIPGVKQPPKTYKSLEAICKIALSNEQGVTKAINHMVDLATKDKDHNTITFLQFFVNEQIEEEQQFEDILQKFNLIGRDKLAIYEIDKLLGGMTTSPASDTQN encoded by the coding sequence ATGAAAATATCTGCACCTTTAGTCAAAGCACTAAACAAGCAAATTGAAATGGAAGCAAACGCTGCAAATGCATATCTTTCTGCAGCATCATGGTGTGATATCACTGGTTATGATGGAGCTGCAAAATTTTTCCATGCTCAAGCACAAGAAGAGCATCAACATATGCTAAAATTTGTGAATTTTGTTAATGGCCAATGTATGAGCGCAATCATTCCTGGAGTAAAACAACCACCAAAAACTTACAAATCTTTAGAAGCAATATGTAAAATTGCACTATCAAATGAGCAGGGTGTCACAAAAGCGATAAACCACATGGTTGACTTGGCTACCAAAGATAAGGATCATAATACAATTACATTCTTGCAATTCTTTGTAAACGAACAGATTGAAGAAGAACAACAATTTGAAGACATACTTCAAAAATTCAATCTTATAGGCCGTGATAAACTTGCAATCTATGAAATCGATAAATTACTTGGTGGAATGACAACATCTCCAGCAAGTGATACTCAAAATTAG